The genome window CAACATGGCGGGAACTGCCATGACCGATAGAACGATATAGGCCGCGCTCGTCGGAAGGCCCATACCAAGGACAAACGAGGCGACGCCCACAAGAAAGATGCCTAACAGAAGGCTGCCCCCCGCCAGCGATGTCACCATCGAGGCGAACTTGAGTCCGAGACCGCTCTGAAAGAGCGCCCCCATGATGAGGCCCACAGTTCCAACAGCGGCCGCGATAGGAAGCGAATTACGTGCTCCGTGCTCCATTGCCTCGACAATATTCCAGACACCGCCAAGTAAGGCATGAACGAGTTCGCTAGCCGTCACACCCTCCTCTCGCGCCTTCTTGAGGAGTACGAGCCCCCCCTTGAGGGCCGCCAGAATTATAACCGACCCAATTCCATAGAGGCCGGCATAGGGAACGGGCCGGCCCGTCATGAGGACAACGATAATAATTATCGGCGGCAGTAGATAAAACCAGCCTTCCTTCATTATGGGACCAACTCGGGGCACCTGATCCTTGGGGAGGCCAACGAGCCCGAGCTTTCTGGATTCAAAGTGAACGAGCGCGTAAACCGAAAAGAAATAAAGCGCTGCCGGAATGATCGAGACTCTCACGATGTCCCAGTAGGAAATACCGGTAAACTCAACGATAAGAAAGGCCGAGGCACCCATGACCGGCGGCATAATCTGCCCCCCGGTTGAGGCGGCTGTCTCGATGCCCGCTGCCGTCTCGGGACGAAATCCAGTTCGCTTCATCATCGGGATGGTGAAGGAGCCCGTCGTCACAACATTGGCATTGGTGCTTCCCATGATGGTGCCGGTCATGGCGCTGGCGAAAATCGCCGCCTTGGCGGGTCCACCGCGTAGATGCCCCGTCACTGCCATCGAGAGATTAACGTAAAACTCCGAGGCGCCCATTCTTTCTAAAAATGCCCCGAACAGAATAAATAAGAAGATATAGACCGAGAATACATTCATCGGCGTCGTCCAGATTCCATCGTAGGTCATGTACTGATGGTCGATGACGTGCATGAACGAGGCCCCTTTGTGCGCCATCTCCCAGGGGAAATAAGGGCCTACCCAATCCCATGAATAAACCACGAAAAATAGCGAAATAAGCGGGAGCGCATTGTTGATGGTGCGTCGAGCAGCCTCAAGCGTCAGAAGAATAATGGTGATCCCGAAGAAAAAATCGATAGGTCGAAGCGGATCGACATAATAGAGCCGGTCCTGAAAGTAGTTCCAGTCCCAGAGAGCGGGAAAACCCGTGGATGTCACGGCCAGAAGGAAAGTGACCCCGACAATTACATAGCCCCATGGACCTTTGACGACGGGTCGTCGGTAGATCAGATAGATCATGGCCATGCCAAAGAGATAAGAAACCCCGCGCTGATACTGGTCCTCATAGCCTCCCGAGTAGGCGATATGAATATGAAAAACAGACATACCTACGCCGAGGAGAAGGATAATCCATTCAAGAGGGGTTCTTATTTTTTCGGTGGCCTGGCTCAAGATATTGTTGCTCCAAAAAAGCGCCTCCGGCCGGGGACAAGATGCCCCCGACCGGACACGCAGGGAAAACCGTAATTACATCGCGCCGCCAATTTCCTTAAAGAATCTCTTGGCGCCCGGGTGCATCGGAACGCCGACACCTTTGCCAGCTTTCATGGCGTCCCAACTACCATAAATCTTATGAACGCCTGTCAGGAACTTTTTATTCTCTTTGGTGAGCTTGAGCATGTTGTAAACCACGTTCGGATCCATCTTGTCGGTGGTGAGAAGCACGCCGTTGAGCCCCATCGAGCTGGTCGGATTGGGGTTGCCCTTGTACATGCCGCCGGGAATTGTGCACGCTGAAAAACCATTGCTCTTCAACATCTTCTTCATGTCGTCTTCCATCTGCATTAAACGCAGATCCCTACCGAGAGTCGCCTGGATACCGGCGCCGTTCGGGTCGCCTGAGTTATGGAAGTAGAAGTCAATCTGGCGAGAGCGAATGGCACGGCTCATGCCGCCAGCGCCCGGGAAGGTGAGCTTGAAGCCCTTCTTCACGAGTTCCTTGTAGCTGGTTCCGTACATCTTTACCGCTAGCTGGGCGACATACTCGGTGCTGGTCCCCTTCTTGGACATCGCAATGTTGAGGGGTTTTTTCGAGGTGGCCATGGCC of Nitrospinaceae bacterium contains these proteins:
- a CDS encoding TRAP transporter fused permease subunit, whose product is MSQATEKIRTPLEWIILLLGVGMSVFHIHIAYSGGYEDQYQRGVSYLFGMAMIYLIYRRPVVKGPWGYVIVGVTFLLAVTSTGFPALWDWNYFQDRLYYVDPLRPIDFFFGITIILLTLEAARRTINNALPLISLFFVVYSWDWVGPYFPWEMAHKGASFMHVIDHQYMTYDGIWTTPMNVFSVYIFLFILFGAFLERMGASEFYVNLSMAVTGHLRGGPAKAAIFASAMTGTIMGSTNANVVTTGSFTIPMMKRTGFRPETAAGIETAASTGGQIMPPVMGASAFLIVEFTGISYWDIVRVSIIPAALYFFSVYALVHFESRKLGLVGLPKDQVPRVGPIMKEGWFYLLPPIIIIVVLMTGRPVPYAGLYGIGSVIILAALKGGLVLLKKAREEGVTASELVHALLGGVWNIVEAMEHGARNSLPIAAAVGTVGLIMGALFQSGLGLKFASMVTSLAGGSLLLGIFLVGVASFVLGMGLPTSAAYIVLSVMAVPAMLELGEPVGLTLMAAHLIVFWYSLDSCFTPPVCVPAYTAAGIAGANPSKAAWSALMMAKGMYVMPLMFAFTPILALNRPMAIAETAVAAVFGFTALAQMMIGHSYFPLSTPVRVILGVAAALLFWPKIVLLGVVLPGVMLHATGALILGGVFLIQRKRLAVEGEPAPAVLETA